A window of the Lactuca sativa cultivar Salinas chromosome 7, Lsat_Salinas_v11, whole genome shotgun sequence genome harbors these coding sequences:
- the LOC111895593 gene encoding probable receptor-like protein kinase At1g49730 isoform X2, with the protein MTRNATLFCGFGTKIPVNYECLGRTTVNQMLESPKFSNVTLNCKVPFGENGCKKCLNSGILFIRNLVGTGDNTTLSTCRDATFVSLATQVDDMSAFEIAGCFFGVQGLNNIPFLESSPPTFPPESSPTPFAASPSQLSLTTPNLPKRHSYHLSLVPGIGIGVIALATLMLVLMIFLIRGKTKELESDKSSMRTFSQPMRKFQECPSSMFKKFSYKETKRATNNFGTLIGQGGFGSVYKAQFNDGLLLAVKRMDKVSKQAVEEFCKEIELLARLHHRHLVSLKGFCIEKHERFLMYEYMANGSLKDHLHTPGVPPLSWQTRIQIAIDVANALEYLHFYCDPPLCHRDIKSSNILLDENFVGKVADFGLAYASKDGSICFEPVNTEIRGTPGYMDPEYAITQELTEKSDIYSYGVVLLELLTSKQAIHENRNLVELCQPHMKSESRFMELVDPGIGDSFDTDQLQTIVTIIKWCTQKEGRGRPSIKQVLRLLYECADPMHNGFVEAVEDERGRGKGNRREKDGNGNGNGISWDGRGLASSSSTSRSYCSRSFLLETTGSYSSPPQSPSNMSSV; encoded by the exons ATGACAAGAAACGCGACACTTTTCTGTGGATTTGGAACCAAAATTCCTGTCAATTATGAATGCCTTGGAAGAACAACTGTTAACCAGATGCTCGAATCTCCAAAATTCTCAAATGTCACTCTAAATTGCAAAGTCCCATTTGGAGAAAATGGTTGTAAAAAGTGTTTGAATTCTGGCATCTTGTTTATAAGAAACCTAGTGGGAACAGGAGACAATACAACATTAAGCACTTGTAGAGATGCAACATTTGTCTCTCTTGCTACCCAAGTTGATGACATGTCAGCTTTTGAGATAGCTGGTTGCTTTTTTGGAGTTCAAGGCCTCAATAACATTCCAT TTTTGGAATCCTCTCCCCCTACATTTCCACCTGAATCATCTCCAACCCCATTTGCTGCTAGCCCTAGTCAACTATCTTTGACCACACCGAATTTACCAAAACGCCATTCCTATCATCTCTCACTGGTTCCTGGTATTGGTATTGGTGTTATAGCACTTGCCACTTTGATGCTTGTACTAATGATTTTCCTTATTCGTGGGAAAACTAAAGAACTTGAATCCGATAAATCTTCAATGAGAACATTTTCTCAACCAATGAGAAAGTTCCAAGAATGCCCTTCGTCCATGTTCAAAAAGTTTAGCTATAAGGAAACTAAAAGGGCAACTAATAATTTCGGTACCCTTATTGGACAAGGAGGATTTGGTAGTGTATACAAAGCTCAATTTAATGATGGATTATTATTAGCAGTGAAACGTATGGATAAAGTTTCAAAACAAGCTGTTGAAGAATTTTGTAAAGAAATTGAGCTTCTTGCAAGACTTCATCATCGACATCTTGTTTCCTTAAAAGGATTTTGCATTGAAAAACATGAAAG GTTTCTTATGTATGAATATATGGCAAATGGGAGCTTAAAGGATCATCTTCATA CTCCAGGTGTCCCTCCGCTGAGCTGGCAGACAAGAATTCAAATTGCAATCGATGTGGCAAATGCTttg GAATACCTCCATTTCTACTGTGATCCTCCTTTGTGCCATAGAGACATAAAGTCTAGCAATATATTACTTGATGAGAATTTTGTAGGAAAG GTGGCAGATTTTGGGCTTGCATATGCTTCTAAAGATGGATCCATTTGTTTTGAACCAGTCAACACAGAGATCAGAGGAACTCCTG GTTACATGGACCCGGAATACGCCATAACACAAGAACTGACTGAAAAAAGCGACATCTACAGCTACGGTGTTGTGCTTCTGGAATTACTAACCTCAAAACAAGCCATACACGAAAACCGAAACCTAGTCGAACTATGCCAACCCCATATGAAATCGGAATCACGATTCATGGAACTGGTAGACCCCGGAATCGGCGATTCCTTCGACACAGACCAACTCCAAACTATTGTAACAATCATAAAATGGTGCACGCAAAAAGAAGGGAGAGGTAGGCCTTCGATTAAGCAAGTGTTGAGGCTTTTATACGAGTGTGCGGACCCCATGCATAATGGGTTTGTTGAAGCGGTTGAGgatgagagagggagagggaaagggaataggagagagaaagatgggaatggaaatgggaatgggATTAGTTGGGATGGGAGGGGTTTGGCCAGTTCTTCTAGCACTTCAAGGTCTTATTGTAGTAGGAGTTTTTTGCTTGAGACTACCGGATCATATTCATCTCCTCCTCAATCTCCTTCCAATATGTCTTCTGTTTAA
- the LOC111895703 gene encoding uncharacterized protein LOC111895703 translates to MVVVFFTVVFIKLSETNSLPHFCIFMAAAAADLTFITDLDVLKDNFTMKLCVIRLWTLECYYNKDEIFSIQVILMEEHGNKIQGYVPNAYVYKFRKVLKEGEAFFIKNPNLAKIDEDVIGLVVAIGEINARNEDRKMHKMRLQIQDANGSQLDVNLWGDYCYKFSDYIQKNANILRIVIILQFAKINVWQDRRYVNTYYDVSKFIINSDIDEIKVFKKSLNEDGPHENSPCTFSYMKSNRISEKDGFLLNHEPKTISDIFEPIEIKKFMISVRVQDHTGSITLTMFEQDANKFLKISAKDLVAKTAKLGFCTNVYPSDIKALKDMKLAFIVSVSKYNVQRNSNQYTISNISDDETLIEELEKKFVVAEGGNSQSFEHGTTDCESQDNIFIKDVISHTDDNVTPMNVFKSTATSPNKNLDATKDLKRAL, encoded by the exons ATGGTTGTTGTTTTCTTTACTGTTGTATTCATAAAGCTTTCAGAGACTAACTCTCTTCCACATTTCTGCATCTTCATGGCGGCTGCTGCTGCTGATTTAACTTTCATAACTGATCTTGATGTCTTGAAGGACAACTTCACTATGAAGCTTTGTGTTATCAGATTATGGACACTGGAATGTTACTATAACAAAGACGAAATTTTCTCCATTCAAGTTATTTTAATGGAAGAACAT GGTAACAAGATCCAAGGTTATGTCCCCAATGCTTATGTTTACAAGTTTAGAAAAGTTCTAAAAGAAGGGGAAGCTTTTTTCATCAAAAATCCAAATTTAGCAAAGATTGATGAAG ATGTTATCGGTTTGGTGGTTGCAATTGGTGAAATTAATGCTCGAAATGAAGATAGAAAGATGCATAAGATGAGACTACAAATCCAAGATGCCAA TGGTTCTCAATTGGATGTTAACCTATGGGGAGATTATTGTTACAAATTCTCGGATTACATCCAAAAAAATGCAAACATTCTCCGCATCGTAATAATCCTTCAATTTGCAAAGATTAATGTCTGGCAAG atcGCCGATATGTTAATACATACTATGATGTATCGAAGTTCATCATCAATAGTGACATTGATgagataaaagttttcaaaaaaag TTTGAATGAAGATGGTCCCCATGAAAACTCACCCTGTACTTTCTCTTATATGAAATCTAATCGAATTTCTGAAAAGGATGGATTTTTGCTTAATCATGAGCCGAAAACAATCTCTGATATTTTTGAACCCATTGAG ATAAAAAA GTTCATGATTTCGGTAAGAGTGCAAGATCATACCGGAAGTATCACTTTAACAATGTTTGAACAAGATGCGAATAAGTTTCTAAAAATTTCTGCAAAAGATTTAGTTGCAAAAACAGCTAAG CTTGGGTTTTGTACTAACGTATACCCATCCGATATTAAAGCATTGAAAGATATGAAATTGGCTTTCATTGTTTCTGTTTCAAAATACAATGTGCAAAGGAATAGCAATCAATATACTATTTCCAATATTAGTGATGATGAGACTTTGATTGAGGAGTTGGAGAAAAAGTTTGTCGTTGCAGAG GGAGGTAATTCACAATCATTTGAACATGGTACCACTGATTGTGAATCTCAAGATAACATATTTATAAAG GATGTCATATCTCATACTGATGATAATGTGACACCAATGAATGTTTTCAAATCGACAGCCACAAGCCCAAATAAGAATTTGGATGCAACGAAAGATTTGAAGCGAGCTCTTTAG
- the LOC111895595 gene encoding uncharacterized protein LOC111895595: MANTNTSAFILSSGSMEQSHFSMQNTNFSPNSTNQSDGPIAILWDMENCPVPSDIRPEDVAGNIRMALRLHPIITGAVTMFSAYGDFNAFPRRLREGCQRTGVKLIDVPNGRKDAADKAILVDMFLFALDNPPPSSIMLISGDVDFSPALHILGQRGYTVILVIPSGVGVSSALSNAGSFVWDWPSVVRGEGFVPLPPTSRTLPLPPTRDVSTFLMGCQITENSDFQNEEEAIVYRGISQTYYNTNMVSEYNNTTTSRSYSLPHVGSYEQMWVQPGDLVGLTGQLMKLLESFGGCLPLGRLPGEYQKSFGRPLYVSEYGTLKLVNLLKKMGDKILVEGKGQRKFVYLRKCLPKNDRKGKGREEGVVSSDEFSDEERVVLEEEDESLDKFRFELQEILVSYSCRIFLGCFEAIYQQRYKRELDYRRFGVSELEELFEKLDDVVVLLEEPVSKKKFLVAAGC; this comes from the coding sequence ATGGCTAACACAAACACATCAGCATTCATTCTATCATCAGGATCCATGGAACAATCACACTTCTCAATGCAAAACACAAATTTTTCTCCAAATTCAACCAACCAATCAGATGGTCCAATCGCCATACTCTGGGACATGGAAAACTGCCCTGTCCCTAGCGACATCCGCCCTGAAGATGTGGCCGGAAACATCCGCATGGCCTTACGTCTCCACCCTATAATCACCGGAGCTGTGACCATGTTTTCTGCATACGGCGACTTCAACGCCTTTCCTAGAAGACTACGAGAAGGCTGTCAAAGAACAGGTGTGAAGCTGATAGATGTCCCAAATGGAAGAAAAGATGCAGCTGATAAAGCTATTCTTGTAGACATGTTTCTCTTTGCTTTAGACAACCCTCCTCCTTCTTCCATCATGTTAATCTCAGGTGATGTTGACTTTTCTCCTGCTTTACACATTCTTGGTCAACGTGGGTACACTGTGATTCTTGTGATTCCATCTGGTGTTGGTGTTTCATCTGCTTTAAGTAATGCTGGTAGTTTTGTTTGGGATTGGCCTAGTGTAGTTCGTGGAGAAGGTTTTGTCCCCCTCCCCCCTACCTCACGTACCCTACCCCTACCCCCCACCCGTGATGTCTCCACCTTCTTAATGGGATGCCAAATAACTGAAAATTCAGATTTTCAAAATGAAGAAGAGGCGATTGTGTATAGAGGAATCTCACAAACCTATTATAATACAAACATGGTATCTGAATACAACAACACTACAACATCAAGATCTTATAGTCTACCACATGTTGGTTCTTATGAACAGATGTGGGTCCAGCCTGGCGATTTGGTAGGTTTGACCGGTCAACTAATGAAGCTTCTAGAATCTTTCGGTGGGTGTTTGCCTCTCGGGAGGCTTCCAGGTGAATATCAGAAAAGTTTTGGGAGGCCTCTTTATGTTTCTGAGTATGGAACTTTGAAACTTGTGAATCTTTTGAAGAAAATGGGGGATAAGATTTTGGTTGAAGGAAAAGGGCAGAGGAAGTTTGTGTATTTGAGGAAATGTTTACCGAAGAATGATAGGAAAGGGAAGGGTAGGGAAGAGGGTGTGGTGTCTTCTGATGAGTTTTCAGATGAGGAAAGGgtagttttggaagaagaagatgagagTTTGGATAAGTTTAGGTTTGAGTTGCAGGAGATTTTGGTGAGTTATTCGTGTAGGATTTTTTTGGGGTGTTTTGAGGCGATTTATCAACAAAGGTATAAGAGAGAATTGGATTATAGGAGATTTGGAGTTAGTGAACTTGAGGAGTTGTTTGAGAAGTTGGATGATGTTGTTGTGTTGCTTGAGGAACCCGTGAGTAAAAAGAAGTTCTTGGTGGCTGCTGGTTGctaa
- the LOC111895593 gene encoding probable receptor-like protein kinase At1g49730 isoform X1 has protein sequence MVKYRWMLLVLSLILLVEMQFSSAMAAPGCPLDITGSNLTQAAILCSNTESRASCCRYINALVAVSVVHYANTTNNLGVTPELSKICLQTISETLELHGMTRNATLFCGFGTKIPVNYECLGRTTVNQMLESPKFSNVTLNCKVPFGENGCKKCLNSGILFIRNLVGTGDNTTLSTCRDATFVSLATQVDDMSAFEIAGCFFGVQGLNNIPFLESSPPTFPPESSPTPFAASPSQLSLTTPNLPKRHSYHLSLVPGIGIGVIALATLMLVLMIFLIRGKTKELESDKSSMRTFSQPMRKFQECPSSMFKKFSYKETKRATNNFGTLIGQGGFGSVYKAQFNDGLLLAVKRMDKVSKQAVEEFCKEIELLARLHHRHLVSLKGFCIEKHERFLMYEYMANGSLKDHLHTPGVPPLSWQTRIQIAIDVANALEYLHFYCDPPLCHRDIKSSNILLDENFVGKVADFGLAYASKDGSICFEPVNTEIRGTPGYMDPEYAITQELTEKSDIYSYGVVLLELLTSKQAIHENRNLVELCQPHMKSESRFMELVDPGIGDSFDTDQLQTIVTIIKWCTQKEGRGRPSIKQVLRLLYECADPMHNGFVEAVEDERGRGKGNRREKDGNGNGNGISWDGRGLASSSSTSRSYCSRSFLLETTGSYSSPPQSPSNMSSV, from the exons ATGGTGAAATACAGATGGATGCTACTCGTATTGTCTCTCATATTGCTTGTAGAAATGCAGTTTTCTTCTGCAATGGCAGCTCCAG GTTGCCCCTTGGACATAACAGGCTCAAATCTTACTCAAGCTGCCATCCTTTGTTCCAACACAGAATCTAGAGCAAGTTGTTGTCGTTACATCAATGCCCTTGTTGCAGTATCTGTTGTTCATTATGCAAATACAACCAACAATTTAGGAGTCACTCCAGAATTATCCAAAATTTGCCTCCAAACCATATCTGAAACTTTAGAACTACACGGGATGACAAGAAACGCGACACTTTTCTGTGGATTTGGAACCAAAATTCCTGTCAATTATGAATGCCTTGGAAGAACAACTGTTAACCAGATGCTCGAATCTCCAAAATTCTCAAATGTCACTCTAAATTGCAAAGTCCCATTTGGAGAAAATGGTTGTAAAAAGTGTTTGAATTCTGGCATCTTGTTTATAAGAAACCTAGTGGGAACAGGAGACAATACAACATTAAGCACTTGTAGAGATGCAACATTTGTCTCTCTTGCTACCCAAGTTGATGACATGTCAGCTTTTGAGATAGCTGGTTGCTTTTTTGGAGTTCAAGGCCTCAATAACATTCCAT TTTTGGAATCCTCTCCCCCTACATTTCCACCTGAATCATCTCCAACCCCATTTGCTGCTAGCCCTAGTCAACTATCTTTGACCACACCGAATTTACCAAAACGCCATTCCTATCATCTCTCACTGGTTCCTGGTATTGGTATTGGTGTTATAGCACTTGCCACTTTGATGCTTGTACTAATGATTTTCCTTATTCGTGGGAAAACTAAAGAACTTGAATCCGATAAATCTTCAATGAGAACATTTTCTCAACCAATGAGAAAGTTCCAAGAATGCCCTTCGTCCATGTTCAAAAAGTTTAGCTATAAGGAAACTAAAAGGGCAACTAATAATTTCGGTACCCTTATTGGACAAGGAGGATTTGGTAGTGTATACAAAGCTCAATTTAATGATGGATTATTATTAGCAGTGAAACGTATGGATAAAGTTTCAAAACAAGCTGTTGAAGAATTTTGTAAAGAAATTGAGCTTCTTGCAAGACTTCATCATCGACATCTTGTTTCCTTAAAAGGATTTTGCATTGAAAAACATGAAAG GTTTCTTATGTATGAATATATGGCAAATGGGAGCTTAAAGGATCATCTTCATA CTCCAGGTGTCCCTCCGCTGAGCTGGCAGACAAGAATTCAAATTGCAATCGATGTGGCAAATGCTttg GAATACCTCCATTTCTACTGTGATCCTCCTTTGTGCCATAGAGACATAAAGTCTAGCAATATATTACTTGATGAGAATTTTGTAGGAAAG GTGGCAGATTTTGGGCTTGCATATGCTTCTAAAGATGGATCCATTTGTTTTGAACCAGTCAACACAGAGATCAGAGGAACTCCTG GTTACATGGACCCGGAATACGCCATAACACAAGAACTGACTGAAAAAAGCGACATCTACAGCTACGGTGTTGTGCTTCTGGAATTACTAACCTCAAAACAAGCCATACACGAAAACCGAAACCTAGTCGAACTATGCCAACCCCATATGAAATCGGAATCACGATTCATGGAACTGGTAGACCCCGGAATCGGCGATTCCTTCGACACAGACCAACTCCAAACTATTGTAACAATCATAAAATGGTGCACGCAAAAAGAAGGGAGAGGTAGGCCTTCGATTAAGCAAGTGTTGAGGCTTTTATACGAGTGTGCGGACCCCATGCATAATGGGTTTGTTGAAGCGGTTGAGgatgagagagggagagggaaagggaataggagagagaaagatgggaatggaaatgggaatgggATTAGTTGGGATGGGAGGGGTTTGGCCAGTTCTTCTAGCACTTCAAGGTCTTATTGTAGTAGGAGTTTTTTGCTTGAGACTACCGGATCATATTCATCTCCTCCTCAATCTCCTTCCAATATGTCTTCTGTTTAA